From one Gemella morbillorum genomic stretch:
- the trmB gene encoding tRNA (guanosine(46)-N7)-methyltransferase TrmB has protein sequence MRVRNRADARERLENSPVVFLQPKYNKGKWKEIFGNNNPIHLEIGSGKGKFIHTLAERYPDINFIAMEAQPTVLTFLLDKVEETHRQNLKLISGNAEDLLEYFADGEVTQLYLNFSDPWPKTRHEKRRLTFHTFLEKYETILNNKKKIVQKTDNQGLFEYSLMSYAKYGFTFNKLSLDLTNSIYEEDNVHTEYEDKFIKKGNRIYMVEAIKEK, from the coding sequence ATGAGAGTTCGTAATAGAGCAGACGCTAGAGAGCGTCTTGAAAATAGTCCCGTTGTATTTTTACAACCAAAATACAATAAAGGAAAATGGAAAGAAATTTTTGGTAATAATAACCCGATTCACTTAGAAATAGGAAGTGGAAAAGGGAAGTTTATCCACACACTAGCAGAAAGATATCCTGATATTAATTTTATTGCGATGGAAGCTCAGCCAACAGTGTTAACTTTTTTACTTGATAAAGTAGAAGAAACACATAGACAAAATCTTAAATTAATTTCAGGAAATGCAGAAGACCTTCTTGAATACTTTGCCGACGGAGAAGTAACGCAGCTTTACTTAAACTTCTCAGATCCTTGGCCAAAAACTCGTCATGAAAAACGCCGTTTAACGTTCCATACGTTTTTAGAAAAGTATGAGACTATTTTAAATAATAAGAAGAAAATAGTTCAAAAAACTGATAATCAAGGATTATTTGAATACAGTTTAATGAGTTATGCTAAGTATGGCTTTACATTTAATAAATTATCGCTAGATTTAACTAATAGTATCTACGAAGAAGACAATGTTCATACTGAGTATGAGGACAAGTTTATAAAAAAAGGT